A region from the Drosophila bipectinata strain 14024-0381.07 chromosome 3R, DbipHiC1v2, whole genome shotgun sequence genome encodes:
- the Zip89B gene encoding zinc transporter ZIP1 translates to MNQTQVNNFLKCFLQIDEPVSHWASPRHDADDDDDHDHDHDHDDEEEDSSSVLVAKVTAMVVLFCASAICGSIPFLLNRCYRWTETQTNARSATVVKCLLYFGGGVLLATTFLHLLPEVQEVVEQLKECEIIGELSFPLAELLMCCGFFLMYFIEEALHTYVHHHQKDEAGAAFERGHSIRNSHLMKPTEGATAPPLPSAQQSTAELGTLSVQNLLQGDLEQQKFQKAQANGHSHNNNGHGHSHGHGHGHSHMPVIADDASAGDMLASSLRGLFIVSALSLHELFEGMAIGLEGTASNVWFMFGAVSAHKLVLAFCVGVELIVARTRTTLAVLYVLTFAVVSPLGIGIGILINHGQETSGPSLVSAILQGFACGTLIYVVFFEILSKNRSGLLAYLALFVGFCVMFGLQQITSGGGHGHSHSHSSCSGHTDEHTHETETRSSSGHAHEHDHAHPSPHQNHAEELQQQLQILRQVTQKLLEAHPKKDV, encoded by the exons ATGAATCAAACGCAAGTGAATAATTTTCTCAAGTGCTTCCTGCAAATCGATGAGCCCGTTAGCCACTGGGCATCACCCCGTCACGACgccgacgacgacgatgatcACGACCACGACCACGATCATgacgatgaggaggaggactcGAGCAGCGTGCTGGTGGCGAAGGTCACCGCCATGGTGGTTCTATTCTGCGCCAGCGCCATCTGCGGCTCCATACCCTTCCTGCTGAACCGTTGCTACCGCTGGACGGAGACCCAGACGAATGCCCGATCGGCGACGGTGGTCAAGTGCCTGCTCTACTTCGGAGGAGGTGTTCTGCTGGCCACCACGTTCCTGCACCTGCTGCCCGAGGTCCAGGAGGTCGTGGAGCAACTGAAGGAGTGTGAAATCATCGGGGAGCTGAGCTTCCCGCTGGCGGAGCTGCTCATGTGCTGCGGCTTCTTCCTCATGTACTTCATCGAGGAGGCCTTGCACACCTACGTGCATCACCACCAAAAGGACGAGGCCGGCGCGGCCTTCGAGCGGGGGCACAGCATCCGGAACAGTCATCTGATGAAGCCCACCGAGGGTGCCACTGCCCCGCCGCTTCCATCCGCCCAGCAGTCCACCGCCGAGCTGGGAACCCTGTCGGTGCAGAACCTCCTGCAGGGCGATCTGGAGCAACAGAAGTTTCAGAAGGCCCAGGCCAATGGACACAGTCACAACAACAACGGACATGGGCACAGTCACGGGCACGGACATGGACACAGCCACATGCCAGTGATCGCGGATGATGCCTCTGCGGGAGACATGCTGGCCTCCTCCCTGCGCGGCCTCTTCATCGTGTCCGCCCTGTCGCTGCACGAGCTCTTCGAGGGCATGGCCATCGGCCTGGAGGGAACCGCCAGCAACGTGTGGTTCATGTTTGGAGCAGTGTCCGCCCACAAGCTGGTGCTGGCCTTCTGCGTGGGAGTGGAACTGATCGTGGCCCGCACCCGGACGACGCTGGCCGTCCTCTACGTGCTGACCTTCGCGGTGGTCAGTCCCCTGGGGATTGGCATCGGCATCCTGATCAATCACGGCCAGGAAACGTCAGGCCCCAGCCTGGTCTCGGCCATCCTGCAGGGCTTCGCCTGCGGCACTCTCATATACGTGGTTTTCTTCGAGATCCTCTCCAAGAATCGGTCGGGACTTCTCGCCTACCTGGCCCTCTTCGTGGGCTTCTGCGTCATGTTTGGACTGCAGCAGATAA CTTCCGGTGGCGGGCACGGCCACAGCCACAGTCACAGCAGCTGCTCCGGCCATACGGACGAACACACCCATGAGACTGAGACCAGGTCGAGCTCCGGCCATGCCCATGAGCACGATCACGCCCATCCATCCCCGCATCAAAACCACGCCGaggagctgcagcagcagcttcaGATCCTGCGGCAGGTCACACAAAAACTGCTGGAGGCCCATCCCAAGAAGGACGTCTAG